In the genome of Planktothrix agardhii NIES-204, one region contains:
- a CDS encoding putative plasmid maintenance toxin/cell growth inhibitor: MMLPKTNEIWLVRFPFSDLTSSKLRPALIISVHREEVILVGIFSKIPDIALQDNWVLISEQYLNFQQTGLKKSSLIRTDKIATVSKELFVKQLGFLPVDLISLVHNALKKSLNLSD; this comes from the coding sequence ATGATGTTGCCTAAAACCAATGAAATTTGGCTAGTTAGATTCCCTTTCAGCGATTTAACGTCTTCTAAGCTCAGACCTGCTTTAATTATTTCTGTTCATAGAGAAGAAGTTATTCTTGTTGGTATATTCTCCAAAATACCCGATATCGCTTTACAAGATAATTGGGTACTGATTTCTGAGCAATATCTCAATTTTCAGCAAACAGGTCTGAAAAAGAGTTCTTTGATTCGGACTGACAAAATAGCAACGGTGAGCAAAGAGCTATTTGTAAAACAATTAGGTTTTCTACCTGTTGATTTAATTTCTTTGGTTCATAATGCCCTTAAAAAATCTCTGAATTTATCAGATTAA
- a CDS encoding Fis family transcriptional regulator, whose product MTYQLTINYPETFPDALQQTKAQFEQEQDLRRHTIYSVQ is encoded by the coding sequence ATGACTTACCAACTCACCATCAACTACCCCGAAACCTTCCCCGATGCCCTCCAACAAACAAAAGCACAATTTGAACAAGAACAGGACTTACGCAGGCACACTATATATAGTGTGCAGTAA
- a CDS encoding D12 class N6 adenine-specific DNA methyltransferase yields the protein MYSKDEKTPLLFRYPGGKYYAMNLLRPFFENVEHTEYREAFVGGGSVFFSKKKSVFNWLNDKDEELIITYKSIQSNNNRQNLIDRLSVETASKERWKEVLDFTPCNEQDIAFKYFYLNRTSFSGKLVSPGWGYRPKRSLPPERWHERILPCGEKLNNVKLTSQDFENVIRENSVEKGNVLIYVDPPYFTPPKRKHYRYGLSKTDHERLALALKETKHKFFLTYDDCPEVRKLYEWANIFDLSFFYRVQNSNTSSGKRKICFELVITNYDPFK from the coding sequence ATGTATAGTAAAGATGAAAAAACTCCTTTACTCTTTCGATATCCTGGAGGCAAATATTATGCCATGAATTTATTGCGTCCATTTTTTGAAAATGTTGAGCATACTGAATATAGAGAAGCATTTGTAGGAGGGGGAAGTGTATTTTTTTCAAAAAAAAAATCTGTATTTAATTGGCTGAATGATAAAGATGAAGAGCTAATTATAACTTACAAATCTATACAGTCGAATAATAATCGTCAAAATCTAATAGATAGATTATCTGTAGAAACTGCTTCAAAAGAAAGATGGAAAGAAGTTCTGGATTTTACTCCTTGTAATGAACAAGATATAGCCTTTAAATATTTCTATCTCAATCGTACATCTTTTTCAGGTAAGCTAGTTTCTCCAGGATGGGGATATCGACCAAAAAGAAGTTTACCCCCTGAACGCTGGCATGAAAGAATCCTTCCATGTGGGGAAAAATTAAATAATGTAAAGTTAACCTCACAAGATTTTGAAAATGTCATTCGAGAGAATAGTGTCGAGAAAGGGAATGTCTTGATATATGTAGATCCTCCATATTTTACCCCTCCTAAAAGAAAACACTATCGTTATGGACTGTCAAAAACTGATCATGAAAGATTAGCACTGGCTCTTAAGGAGACAAAGCATAAATTCTTTTTAACTTATGACGACTGTCCCGAAGTTAGAAAATTATATGAATGGGCTAATATTTTTGATCTTAGCTTTTTTTATAGAGTTCAAAACTCAAATACTTCAAGTGGTAAAAGAAAAATATGTTTTGAGCTTGTTATTACAAATTACGATCCTTTTAAATAG
- a CDS encoding D12 class N6 adenine-specific DNA methyltransferase: MVKEKYVLSLLLQITILLNSMFLNQPESYSSFTISNSLSYKKDYIQSPFRYPGGKFYALKFILPMLHCIPHNEYREPFVGGGSVFLGKSKVKFNWINDLDSDLIEAYLAISDSKRCEILSKRVNQEEASRERHNEIKLYQPQNRDDIAFKTYYLNRTSYSGIIHKPAWGYKIGKSSPPKNWGKFLKEANKKLLNIKITSLDFEEVIETPSNNQVLMYLDPPYYHADQKRAYKKSFKLDDHFRLENSLKKTRYYFCLSYDDCPEIRNLYKWANIYERKWFYNTANVSTTRKMGNELLITNYEVIYDTQLSLF; encoded by the coding sequence GTGGTAAAAGAAAAATATGTTTTGAGCTTGTTATTACAAATTACGATCCTTTTAAATAGTATGTTTTTAAATCAACCCGAAAGTTATTCGTCTTTTACAATATCAAATAGTCTTTCTTATAAAAAAGATTATATACAATCACCTTTTCGTTATCCTGGTGGGAAATTTTATGCTCTAAAATTTATATTACCAATGCTTCACTGTATCCCTCATAATGAATATAGAGAACCTTTTGTAGGAGGAGGAAGTGTATTTTTAGGTAAATCTAAAGTCAAATTTAATTGGATAAATGATTTAGATTCCGATCTAATAGAAGCTTATCTGGCAATATCAGATTCAAAAAGATGTGAGATTTTATCAAAAAGAGTAAACCAAGAAGAAGCTTCACGAGAACGACACAATGAAATAAAGTTATATCAACCTCAAAATAGAGATGATATTGCTTTTAAAACCTATTATCTAAATAGAACATCTTATTCAGGAATAATACATAAGCCTGCTTGGGGTTATAAAATAGGTAAAAGTTCTCCTCCGAAAAATTGGGGAAAATTTTTAAAAGAAGCTAATAAAAAGTTACTCAATATCAAAATAACATCTTTAGATTTTGAAGAAGTAATTGAAACCCCAAGCAATAATCAAGTGTTAATGTATTTAGATCCACCTTATTACCATGCTGATCAAAAGAGAGCTTATAAAAAATCATTTAAACTTGATGACCACTTTAGATTAGAGAATAGTCTAAAAAAAACAAGATATTATTTTTGTCTTTCTTATGATGATTGTCCTGAAATTAGAAATTTATACAAATGGGCTAATATATATGAAAGAAAGTGGTTTTATAATACCGCAAACGTATCTACCACAAGAAAGATGGGTAATGAACTATTAATAACAAATTATGAAGTAATTTATGATACTCAACTTTCTTTATTCTAA
- a CDS encoding helix-turn-helix domain-containing protein encodes MGSSVFTKEYEIFRKLLIQYRNEALVTQITLAKKLGKPQSYVSKYESGERRLDVIEFLKIAEALPFDPIKFISDLEKEINK; translated from the coding sequence ATGGGTTCTTCAGTTTTTACAAAAGAATACGAAATATTTCGGAAACTACTTATTCAGTATCGAAACGAGGCTTTGGTGACTCAAATTACCTTGGCAAAAAAACTGGGGAAACCTCAGTCTTATGTCTCTAAGTATGAGAGTGGTGAACGTAGACTCGATGTTATCGAATTTTTGAAAATAGCTGAAGCCCTTCCATTTGATCCTATTAAATTTATTAGCGATCTTGAAAAAGAGATAAATAAGTGA